Proteins from a genomic interval of Bacteroides sp. AN502(2024):
- a CDS encoding helix-turn-helix domain-containing protein, which translates to MEIVSIEKKTFEELVAKFDRFVRRMDAICHRHGEKRMSEWMDNQDVCQMLNISPRTLQTLRDNGTLAYSQINHKTYYRPEDVQRIVAVVEDRRKEAKFKGRTI; encoded by the coding sequence ATGGAAATCGTTTCAATCGAAAAAAAAACCTTTGAGGAGCTGGTCGCCAAGTTCGACCGTTTCGTCCGCCGCATGGATGCCATCTGCCATCGGCACGGAGAGAAAAGAATGAGTGAGTGGATGGACAATCAAGACGTGTGCCAAATGCTCAATATCAGCCCGCGCACGTTGCAGACACTGCGCGACAACGGCACGCTGGCTTACTCGCAGATAAACCACAAGACGTATTACCGCCCCGAAGACGTGCAGCGGATTGTAGCGGTTGTCGAGGACAGGCGGAAGGAAGCGAAGTTCAAAGGCAGGACAATATGA
- a CDS encoding site-specific integrase — protein sequence MRSTFSLLPYINRSKIKADGTTAVLCRISIDGKQTAISTGIYCRPEDWNGRKNEIKTVRENNRLREYMRLTKEAYDEILKSQGVVSAEMLKNYLAGQNLHPVTLLQMGEWERERLKRHSEEIDSTSSYRASMYYQKYLTDYLASSGKKDIALEEVTEDFGKSYKAYLKKCKNFSATQTNKCMCWLNRLLYLAVDKEIIRVNPCEDLEYEPKPEARHKYISREEFKKILSTPMYDKRMELARRAFIFSTLTGLAYVDIMLLHPHHIGTNAEGRRYIRINRKKTKVEAFIPLHPIAERILSLYNTTDDEQPVFPLPSRDALWFDVHEMGVIIGKEDKLSYHQSRHSFGTFLISADIPIESIAKMMGHSNIRTTQGYARITDDKISKDMDKLMERRKMESTDEKKKKNSK from the coding sequence ATGCGAAGCACATTTTCATTATTGCCCTATATCAATCGCAGCAAGATAAAGGCTGACGGTACGACCGCCGTTCTCTGCCGTATAAGCATTGACGGTAAACAGACCGCCATCAGTACAGGCATCTATTGCCGCCCCGAAGATTGGAACGGCAGGAAAAACGAGATAAAGACCGTAAGGGAGAACAACCGTTTACGGGAATACATGCGGTTAACAAAAGAAGCCTACGATGAGATACTGAAATCGCAAGGCGTGGTCAGTGCCGAGATGCTGAAGAATTACCTTGCCGGACAAAACCTTCATCCCGTTACCCTTCTTCAAATGGGAGAATGGGAACGGGAGCGGTTGAAGAGACATTCCGAAGAAATAGATTCCACTTCCTCCTATCGGGCTTCAATGTACTACCAGAAGTACCTGACGGATTACCTCGCGTCTTCCGGGAAGAAAGACATTGCCCTTGAAGAAGTGACGGAGGATTTCGGTAAGTCCTACAAAGCCTATCTGAAGAAATGCAAGAACTTCAGCGCAACCCAAACCAACAAATGTATGTGCTGGCTGAACCGCCTGCTGTACTTGGCAGTCGATAAAGAGATTATCCGTGTGAATCCCTGTGAGGACTTGGAGTATGAGCCAAAGCCGGAGGCAAGGCACAAGTATATCAGCCGAGAGGAGTTCAAGAAGATACTTTCCACCCCGATGTATGACAAGCGGATGGAACTGGCAAGACGGGCTTTCATCTTTTCGACCCTGACCGGATTGGCGTATGTGGATATAATGCTTTTGCATCCGCACCACATCGGGACGAATGCGGAGGGCAGACGGTACATCCGCATCAACCGCAAGAAGACAAAGGTGGAGGCGTTCATCCCCCTGCATCCCATAGCGGAACGGATATTGTCGCTGTACAATACGACCGATGACGAGCAGCCTGTATTTCCTCTTCCCAGCCGTGATGCCCTCTGGTTTGATGTTCATGAGATGGGCGTTATCATAGGGAAAGAGGATAAATTGAGCTATCATCAAAGTCGTCATAGCTTTGGAACTTTCTTAATTTCAGCGGACATACCCATTGAGAGTATAGCCAAGATGATGGGGCATTCCAATATCCGGACGACACAGGGGTATGCACGGATAACCGATGATAAAATTTCAAAGGATATGGATAAGCTGATGGAGCGCAGAAAAATGGAATCTACCGACGAAAAGAAAAAGAAGAACAGCAAATAG
- a CDS encoding DUF3408 domain-containing protein, protein MKREPNISEQEAREIVERMGRRESYSLKSMDDFYRNIGLDPAELEQPGKAVKEEAETAMANKPSDGVTEEAAVPQKRISGKQRRLSLEEYRTTYLQVPKIVNRKPVFVSETVRDELDRVVRYLGGKGMSASGLIENLVRLHLNAYRNDIEQWRKL, encoded by the coding sequence ATGAAAAGAGAACCAAACATCAGTGAGCAGGAAGCTCGTGAAATCGTGGAAAGAATGGGACGCAGGGAATCCTACAGCCTTAAGTCGATGGATGACTTCTACAGGAACATCGGTCTGGATCCGGCTGAACTGGAGCAGCCCGGCAAGGCCGTCAAGGAAGAAGCGGAGACCGCTATGGCGAATAAACCGTCAGATGGGGTGACAGAGGAAGCGGCAGTGCCGCAGAAACGCATCAGCGGCAAACAGCGCAGACTGTCGTTAGAGGAGTACCGCACCACTTACCTTCAAGTTCCGAAGATTGTCAACCGCAAGCCCGTGTTCGTTAGTGAGACAGTACGTGACGAGCTGGACAGGGTTGTCCGCTACCTCGGAGGAAAGGGCATGAGCGCATCGGGGCTGATTGAAAACCTTGTCCGCTTGCACCTCAACGCCTACCGGAATGACATTGAGCAGTGGCGCAAACTCTGA
- the mobA gene encoding conjugal transfer protein MobA yields MNKKSKYGRNPKLNPKTHCVMVRFDDVEWNRFLTMYEESQVYAKAVFLKAHFFGQKFRVLKVDKTLVDYYTKLSDFHAQFRAIGTNYNQVVKELRIHFSEKKAMMLLYKLEKCTIDLVRVSREIVELSREMQIKWEQEGE; encoded by the coding sequence ATGAACAAGAAGAGCAAGTACGGGAGAAATCCCAAGTTGAACCCGAAGACGCACTGCGTGATGGTGCGCTTCGATGATGTGGAATGGAACAGGTTTCTCACGATGTACGAGGAATCACAGGTGTATGCGAAAGCCGTCTTTCTCAAGGCGCATTTCTTCGGTCAGAAGTTCCGGGTATTGAAAGTGGATAAGACGTTGGTGGATTATTACACCAAGTTGTCCGACTTCCATGCCCAGTTCCGAGCCATCGGCACCAACTACAATCAGGTCGTCAAAGAGCTTCGCATCCACTTTTCCGAGAAGAAGGCGATGATGCTTCTCTACAAATTGGAGAAATGTACCATCGACCTTGTGAGGGTAAGCCGAGAAATCGTGGAACTTTCAAGGGAGATGCAGATTAAATGGGAACAAGAGGGAGAATAA
- a CDS encoding DUF1848 domain-containing protein, protein MAKKQEDRFVTLDNGEVAKATFPIVVFASRSTDIPAFYADWFFNRLKKGYSAWTNPFNGVKSYVGYADTKFIVFWSKNPRPLLRHLDYLKERGIGCYIQYTLNDYEEEGLERGVPPIAERIETFKLLVDKLGKGAVVWRFDPLILTDKINMDKLLQKIENIGNHLRDYTEKLVFSFADIISYRKVKTNLERSNIAYQDWTQVQMIEFAQRLVELNQNTGWNFTLATCGESANLHGVEHNHCVDDRLMVRFGYHSSELMQFLGAKIIDSTNSGSLFAELEPVEIPCDAILLSDERFAIIEKNNRDKGQRTACGCMKSKDIGEYNTCPHLCEYCYANSSKEVAVNNWNQHKLNPLQDTITGR, encoded by the coding sequence ATGGCAAAGAAGCAAGAAGATAGATTCGTTACTCTTGATAATGGAGAAGTGGCTAAAGCCACCTTTCCCATTGTGGTATTTGCAAGCCGAAGCACGGATATACCGGCTTTCTACGCCGATTGGTTTTTTAATAGGCTAAAAAAAGGTTACTCCGCATGGACAAATCCTTTCAATGGCGTAAAAAGCTATGTTGGGTATGCTGATACTAAGTTCATAGTATTTTGGTCTAAAAATCCCCGACCACTTCTAAGGCATCTGGATTATTTGAAAGAGCGCGGTATCGGCTGCTACATTCAATACACTCTCAATGACTACGAGGAAGAAGGTCTTGAACGTGGTGTGCCTCCGATCGCAGAGCGTATCGAAACATTTAAGCTGCTTGTTGACAAACTCGGTAAAGGCGCTGTCGTTTGGCGCTTTGACCCGCTTATCCTTACTGACAAAATCAATATGGATAAGTTGTTACAAAAAATTGAAAATATCGGTAACCACCTCCGTGACTATACGGAGAAACTCGTTTTCAGCTTTGCTGACATTATCTCCTATCGTAAAGTCAAAACTAATCTTGAACGAAGCAATATTGCCTATCAAGATTGGACACAAGTGCAGATGATTGAGTTTGCTCAACGGTTAGTCGAACTCAATCAAAATACAGGATGGAACTTTACTCTTGCAACTTGTGGAGAATCAGCAAATCTGCATGGTGTAGAGCATAATCATTGTGTGGATGACCGTCTCATGGTGCGTTTCGGTTATCATTCGTCAGAACTTATGCAATTCCTCGGAGCAAAAATTATAGACTCCACAAATTCAGGTAGCCTTTTTGCCGAATTAGAACCTGTCGAAATACCATGCGATGCAATTTTACTTAGCGACGAAAGATTTGCTATTATTGAAAAGAATAATAGAGATAAGGGGCAACGCACCGCATGTGGCTGCATGAAAAGCAAGGATATAGGCGAATATAATACTTGCCCTCATCTTTGTGAATACTGCTATGCAAATTCAAGTAAGGAAGTTGCAGTAAACAATTGGAATCAACATAAGTTGAACCCACTACAAGACACAATAACAGGACGATAA
- a CDS encoding helix-turn-helix domain-containing protein, producing MNELITKNSEWIIHFMSNLDRLLDGFEHLTANYRPTLGGERFFTDKEVSARLKVSRRTLQDYRNEGRIPYIQLGGKILYRESDIERMLSDSYRPAYRLTGT from the coding sequence ATGAACGAATTGATTACCAAAAACAGTGAGTGGATAATCCACTTCATGAGCAACCTCGACCGCCTGTTGGACGGCTTCGAGCACCTGACAGCCAACTACCGCCCGACTTTGGGCGGAGAACGGTTCTTTACCGACAAGGAGGTGTCGGCACGCTTGAAAGTGAGCCGCCGGACGCTTCAGGACTACCGCAACGAAGGACGGATACCCTACATCCAGTTGGGCGGCAAAATCCTTTACCGGGAATCCGACATCGAGCGGATGCTGTCGGACAGCTACCGCCCTGCATACCGATTGACGGGCACCTGA